One genomic segment of Desulfarculaceae bacterium includes these proteins:
- a CDS encoding GFA family protein, producing MAEQKIPKVTATCRCKGVVLEAYDVAPGFTACHCATCQFIHSGPGFGASCNDVKIVKGAELVKAYKPATWATWHFCGKCGTRLHYKFEKELWKSKENSCVVSVGLLYEAGVDNFKMINEVSYDEKPPYYTFAGQRPKLTTSQTYALYALESQKP from the coding sequence ATGGCCGAGCAGAAAATACCCAAGGTCACCGCCACCTGCCGCTGCAAGGGAGTGGTGCTGGAAGCCTATGACGTAGCCCCCGGCTTCACCGCCTGCCACTGCGCCACCTGCCAGTTCATCCACAGCGGCCCCGGCTTCGGGGCGAGCTGCAACGACGTGAAGATCGTCAAGGGCGCGGAGCTGGTGAAGGCCTACAAGCCCGCGACCTGGGCCACCTGGCACTTCTGCGGCAAGTGCGGCACCCGCCTGCACTACAAGTTCGAGAAGGAGCTCTGGAAGAGCAAGGAGAATAGCTGCGTGGTGTCGGTGGGCCTGCTCTACGAGGCCGGGGTGGACAACTTCAAGATGATCAACGAGGTTTCCTACGACGAGAAGCCGCCCTATTACACCTTTGCTGGGCAAAGGCCCAAGCTGACCACCAGCCAGACCTACGCCCTCTACGCCCTGGAGAGCCAAAAGCCCTAA
- a CDS encoding twin-arginine translocation signal domain-containing protein: MAGIDRRKFIKNVAIGGAVLGLGSAVLNQPSPAMASGLPAKEKRMSEDIKPEVIASCHCKKVVLKLVKLDTRFTVCHCDTCQLLHNGPWYGADCADIQVIDGRQYVTEFPVEHGQGNKKGTMPKGWTAWHFCSNCGSRLFYALGDKVPSTASDRYNVSVGLLYPLIPKDMLMENEVFFDMKPDYYSFHETKKFSSGQMIQSLKMATGPAGNKGV; encoded by the coding sequence ATGGCGGGAATTGACCGAAGAAAATTCATCAAGAACGTGGCCATCGGCGGAGCGGTGCTGGGCTTGGGCAGCGCCGTTTTGAACCAGCCGTCCCCGGCCATGGCCAGCGGGCTGCCCGCCAAGGAAAAACGCATGAGCGAGGACATCAAGCCCGAGGTCATCGCGTCGTGTCATTGCAAAAAGGTGGTGCTCAAGCTGGTCAAGCTGGACACCCGCTTCACGGTCTGCCACTGCGACACCTGCCAGCTGCTGCACAACGGCCCCTGGTACGGGGCGGACTGCGCGGATATCCAGGTCATCGACGGCAGGCAGTACGTCACCGAGTTCCCGGTGGAGCACGGGCAGGGCAACAAGAAGGGGACCATGCCCAAGGGCTGGACCGCCTGGCACTTCTGCTCCAATTGCGGCTCCCGGCTCTTCTACGCCCTGGGCGACAAGGTGCCCAGCACCGCGAGCGACCGCTACAACGTGTCGGTGGGCCTGCTCTATCCCCTCATCCCCAAGGACATGCTCATGGAAAACGAGGTCTTTTTTGACATGAAGCCGGACTACTACAGCTTCCACGAGACCAAGAAGTTTTCCTCGGGCCAGATGATCCAGAGCCTGAAGATGGCCACCGGGCCTGCCGGGAACAAGGGGGTGTAA
- a CDS encoding PAS domain S-box protein, translating into MVADTTAQAERAKELKRRKRERIIIVVTLFLVAIITYVETQVVDMAQGQPLGSSVLVFALINLNALLLLLVIFLVFRNLVKMTMERRKGIWGARLRTKLVATFVLLSLAPTVLLLFAAIQFVGASMEYWFSAQVEKSLFDAMEVSDAYNQQLASESSHFAGVLAAELQRRGYRLNKPDEKLTKLLEHRRELFDLAGAKVLSDELKVLAEATQSGTHPSHLHGLPMEMVSRSISTGLPLTHLQPAPTGDFAAAIQPVLQARKGMKGKVIGAVVAYQLLPPGSLARSSQVRKGLEGYRQLKAFKEPIRTNLFITLSIVTILIVFVATWLGFRLAKTITEPLREVADGTQRVAGGDYAVHISAEAPDEIGTLINAFNRMTADLRTSKARLDEAQAEMRRTNLELDRRRRYMEIVLKSVAAGVITVDAEGKVTTINPSAERLLGMQAGAAVGRPWTELVNQDNRQVIQGLIAGLPPGGAGTVDHQVRLTINGEPMSLMVHIGLLRDETGRNLGMVVVFEDLSELEKAQRMAAWREVARRIAHEVKNPLTPIKLSAQRLMRRYGGDVAEGDTVFDECTRTIVQQVEELRRLVNEFSNFARLPSASPAPADLTAIAADAVSLFKQAHPEVSIELELEGKIPIFELDREQMSRVLINLLDNAVAAVEKSEPPRQVVVRLSYDEILNMVRLEVEDSGPGVSPEDKIRLFEPYFSTKKGGTGLGLTIVSTIVTDHNGYVRVQDNQPNGARLIVELPARGAKS; encoded by the coding sequence ATGGTCGCCGACACCACCGCCCAGGCCGAGCGCGCCAAGGAGCTCAAGCGCCGCAAGCGCGAGCGCATCATCATCGTGGTCACCCTTTTCCTGGTGGCCATAATCACCTACGTGGAGACCCAGGTGGTGGACATGGCCCAGGGACAGCCCCTGGGCTCCTCGGTGCTGGTCTTCGCCCTGATCAACTTGAACGCCCTGCTGCTTCTGCTGGTCATCTTCCTGGTGTTCAGGAACCTGGTGAAGATGACCATGGAGCGGCGCAAGGGCATCTGGGGGGCGCGCCTGCGCACCAAATTGGTGGCCACCTTCGTGCTCTTGTCCCTGGCCCCCACGGTGCTCTTGTTGTTCGCGGCCATCCAGTTCGTGGGCGCGTCCATGGAGTATTGGTTCAGCGCCCAGGTGGAAAAGAGCCTCTTCGACGCCATGGAGGTGTCGGACGCCTACAACCAGCAGCTGGCCTCGGAGTCCAGCCACTTCGCCGGGGTGCTGGCCGCGGAGCTGCAACGCCGGGGCTACCGGCTGAACAAGCCCGACGAGAAGCTCACCAAGCTTTTGGAGCACCGCCGCGAGCTATTCGACCTGGCCGGGGCCAAGGTGCTCTCCGATGAGCTCAAGGTCTTGGCCGAGGCCACCCAGAGCGGCACCCATCCCTCCCATCTCCACGGCCTGCCCATGGAGATGGTGAGCCGCTCCATCTCCACCGGCCTGCCGCTGACCCATCTCCAGCCCGCGCCCACCGGCGATTTCGCGGCGGCCATCCAGCCGGTGTTGCAGGCGCGCAAGGGCATGAAGGGCAAGGTGATCGGCGCGGTGGTGGCCTATCAGCTCCTGCCGCCGGGCTCCCTGGCCCGCAGCTCCCAGGTGCGCAAGGGCCTGGAGGGCTACCGTCAGCTCAAGGCCTTCAAGGAGCCCATCCGCACCAACCTGTTCATCACCCTGAGCATCGTCACCATCCTCATCGTGTTCGTGGCCACCTGGCTGGGCTTCCGCCTGGCCAAGACCATCACCGAACCCTTGCGCGAGGTGGCCGACGGCACCCAGCGGGTGGCGGGCGGGGACTACGCCGTGCACATCTCGGCCGAGGCCCCGGACGAGATCGGCACCCTGATCAACGCCTTCAACCGCATGACCGCCGACCTGCGCACCTCCAAGGCCCGCCTGGACGAGGCCCAGGCCGAGATGCGCCGCACCAACCTGGAGCTGGACCGGCGCCGCCGCTACATGGAGATCGTACTCAAAAGCGTGGCCGCCGGGGTCATCACCGTGGACGCCGAGGGCAAGGTGACCACCATCAACCCCTCGGCCGAGCGCCTGTTGGGCATGCAGGCCGGCGCGGCGGTGGGCCGCCCCTGGACCGAGCTGGTCAACCAGGACAACCGCCAAGTGATCCAGGGGCTCATCGCGGGGCTGCCCCCCGGCGGGGCGGGCACCGTGGATCATCAGGTGCGCCTGACCATAAACGGGGAGCCCATGTCGCTCATGGTGCACATCGGCCTGCTCAGGGACGAGACCGGGCGCAACCTGGGCATGGTGGTGGTGTTCGAGGACCTGAGCGAGCTGGAAAAGGCCCAGCGCATGGCCGCCTGGCGCGAGGTGGCCCGGCGCATCGCCCACGAGGTTAAAAACCCGCTCACCCCCATCAAGCTCAGCGCCCAGCGCCTCATGCGGCGCTACGGCGGCGACGTGGCCGAGGGCGACACGGTGTTCGACGAGTGCACCCGCACCATCGTGCAGCAGGTGGAGGAGCTGCGCCGCCTGGTCAACGAGTTCTCCAACTTCGCCCGCCTGCCCAGCGCCAGCCCCGCGCCCGCCGATCTCACGGCCATCGCGGCCGACGCGGTGAGCCTGTTCAAGCAGGCCCACCCCGAGGTCTCCATCGAGCTGGAGCTGGAGGGCAAGATCCCCATCTTCGAGCTGGACCGCGAGCAGATGTCCCGGGTCTTGATCAACCTCTTGGACAACGCGGTGGCCGCGGTGGAGAAAAGCGAGCCGCCCCGCCAGGTGGTGGTGCGCCTGAGCTATGATGAGATATTGAACATGGTGCGCCTGGAGGTGGAGGACAGCGGGCCGGGGGTTTCGCCGGAAGACAAGATCCGCCTCTTCGAGCCCTACTTCTCCACCAAGAAGGGCGGCACCGGCCTGGGGCTCACCATCGTCAGCACCATCGTCACCGACCACAACGGCTACGTGCGGGTGCAGGACAACCAGCCCAACGGGGCCCGCCTAATCGTGGAGCTGCCCGCGCGCGGGGCCAAGAGTTAG
- a CDS encoding sigma-54 dependent transcriptional regulator: MQGQVCIVDDEASIRSSLGGILADEGYEVLEAADGEAALALLETESPDLMLLDVWLPGMDGLAVLERVKKRYLSLPVIMISGHGTVETAVKATRLGAFDFIEKPLDMDKILLSARNAITMSRLAEENLLLRSKAEPPSLTGSSEAIGRIRSAIERVAPSDSWVLITGDNGTGKELVAHAIHRLSPRECYPFVDVNCAAIPEELIESELFGHEKGAFTGATGKKRGKFDLAHQGTIFLDEIADMSLKTQAKILRILQEQRFERVGGTKTIAVDVRVLAATNKELKAEIAAGRFREDLFYRLNVIPIHVPPLKERSEDIPELVADFLGHLAMKHNQPVKRFTPEALEVLKAQPWPGNVRELKNLVERLWILCPHEEVGLEDLPVEMSGAPAPGPEQAQLFAGDFKSARAAFEKAYLEAKLSDNQGNVSRTAEEVGLERSHLHKKLKTLGIKAANGD, translated from the coding sequence TTGCAAGGGCAAGTTTGCATAGTCGATGACGAGGCCTCCATCCGCTCCAGCCTGGGCGGCATCTTGGCCGACGAGGGCTACGAGGTGCTAGAGGCGGCCGACGGCGAGGCGGCCCTGGCCCTTTTGGAGACCGAGTCGCCGGATTTGATGCTGTTGGACGTGTGGCTGCCGGGCATGGACGGCCTTGCCGTGTTGGAGCGGGTCAAGAAGCGCTATTTGAGCCTGCCGGTGATCATGATCTCGGGCCACGGCACGGTGGAGACCGCAGTCAAGGCCACCCGCCTGGGGGCCTTCGACTTCATCGAGAAGCCGCTGGACATGGACAAGATCCTGCTCAGCGCGCGCAACGCCATCACCATGAGCCGCCTGGCCGAGGAGAACCTGCTGCTCCGCTCCAAGGCCGAGCCGCCTTCTCTCACCGGCTCCAGCGAGGCCATCGGCCGCATCCGCTCGGCCATCGAGCGGGTGGCCCCCTCGGACTCCTGGGTGCTCATAACCGGGGACAACGGCACCGGCAAGGAGCTGGTGGCCCACGCCATCCACCGCCTGAGCCCCCGCGAGTGCTATCCCTTCGTGGACGTGAACTGCGCGGCCATCCCCGAGGAGCTCATCGAGAGCGAGCTGTTCGGCCACGAGAAGGGCGCCTTCACCGGGGCCACCGGCAAAAAGCGGGGCAAGTTCGACCTGGCCCACCAAGGCACCATCTTTTTGGACGAGATCGCGGACATGAGCCTGAAGACCCAGGCCAAGATTCTGCGTATCTTGCAGGAGCAGCGCTTCGAGCGGGTGGGCGGCACCAAGACCATCGCGGTGGACGTGCGGGTGTTGGCCGCCACCAACAAGGAATTAAAGGCCGAGATCGCGGCGGGCCGCTTCCGCGAGGACCTTTTCTACCGCCTCAACGTGATCCCCATCCACGTGCCGCCGCTCAAGGAGCGCAGCGAGGACATCCCCGAGCTGGTGGCCGACTTCCTGGGCCATCTGGCCATGAAGCACAACCAGCCGGTCAAGCGCTTCACCCCCGAGGCCTTGGAAGTACTCAAGGCCCAGCCCTGGCCGGGCAACGTGCGCGAGCTCAAGAACCTGGTGGAGCGGCTGTGGATTCTCTGCCCCCACGAGGAGGTCGGCCTGGAGGACCTGCCCGTGGAGATGAGCGGAGCCCCCGCGCCGGGCCCGGAGCAGGCCCAGCTCTTCGCGGGCGACTTCAAGTCCGCGCGCGCCGCCTTTGAGAAAGCCTACCTGGAGGCCAAGCTGAGCGATAACCAGGGCAACGTTTCGCGCACCGCCGAGGAGGTGGGGCTGGAGCGCAGCCATCTGCACAAGAAGCTCAAGACGCTGGGGATAAAGGCGGCCAACGGCGACTGA
- a CDS encoding PEP-CTERM sorting domain-containing protein: MKKIIFVLLLALAMLPGVALADSIGYEGTQIPGLKVEGYVGWHRTSATASEFKVSWDEKESLAAYCADLLTSGVGGEYNVQSLTNFDYDKYESLYQAAWIMENYSPSLTTVDGAYAKETATAVQAALWTLFDDFALTGVSGSRWQRNYVTDLYYTMLGEASKVDFSSYTFKNDFQYGTSHKHQDVLFVAQGGGAAAPEPGSMLLMGSALLGTVGYLRRRRKAKPKTA; encoded by the coding sequence ATGAAAAAGATAATCTTCGTATTGCTGTTGGCCCTGGCGATGCTGCCCGGCGTGGCCCTGGCCGACAGCATCGGCTACGAGGGCACCCAAATCCCGGGCCTGAAGGTGGAGGGCTACGTGGGCTGGCACCGCACCAGCGCCACCGCCAGCGAGTTCAAGGTCTCCTGGGACGAGAAGGAGTCCCTGGCCGCCTACTGCGCCGACCTGCTCACCTCAGGAGTGGGCGGCGAGTACAACGTGCAGTCCCTGACCAACTTCGATTACGACAAGTACGAGTCTCTCTACCAGGCCGCCTGGATCATGGAGAACTACTCGCCCTCCCTGACCACGGTGGACGGCGCCTACGCCAAGGAGACCGCCACCGCGGTGCAGGCGGCCCTGTGGACCCTGTTCGACGACTTCGCCCTCACCGGGGTGTCGGGCAGCCGCTGGCAGCGCAACTACGTGACCGACCTGTACTACACCATGCTGGGCGAGGCTTCCAAGGTGGACTTCAGCTCCTACACCTTCAAGAACGACTTCCAGTACGGCACCAGCCACAAGCACCAGGACGTGCTTTTCGTCGCCCAGGGCGGCGGGGCCGCCGCGCCGGAGCCGGGCAGCATGCTCCTGATGGGCAGCGCCCTGTTGGGCACGGTGGGCTATCTGCGCCGCCGCAGGAAGGCCAAGCCCAAGACCGCCTGA
- a CDS encoding MFS transporter, whose protein sequence is MPRAVIHWAWIILAVSFANLFINFSARLGYGVVLPSMLEPLGLSRAAGGTIYNAYLLVYLIFTPVAGYLNDRFGSRVVVTVCALILGVGLMGMGWAGGLAGASGAFALAGLGATGFWAPLMALVQRWVAPRRRGLFLGIFSTGYGLGLACMGALFPLIVAALNWRWAWWILGGAALSMVVVNLLLVRSSPEEIGLRPWGEAQPYEKPAAGGASAWEPGLLAQVFKQRLFWVIGLSYFCVVYAIYGVTTFMVDYAQHSLGVPLASASQLATIHGLSQVLGVIVVLPLSDKLGRRNTILISNSCIAASILGILLWGGDWQALCVLVGVLAFFFGANFPIYGACSGDYFPRQIMATVIGAWTVFNGLGSICVHWVAGLLRDYTGGYGVSFGIDVALALAAVGLMLLVPNRKAA, encoded by the coding sequence GTGCCGCGCGCTGTCATCCATTGGGCCTGGATCATCCTGGCCGTCAGCTTCGCCAACCTGTTCATAAACTTCTCGGCCCGCCTGGGCTACGGGGTGGTGCTGCCCTCCATGCTGGAGCCGCTGGGCCTCTCCCGGGCGGCCGGGGGCACCATCTACAACGCCTACCTGCTGGTGTACCTGATCTTCACCCCGGTGGCGGGCTACCTCAACGACCGCTTCGGCAGCCGGGTGGTGGTCACGGTCTGCGCCCTGATCCTGGGCGTCGGGCTCATGGGCATGGGCTGGGCCGGCGGGCTGGCCGGCGCGTCGGGGGCCTTCGCCTTGGCCGGGCTGGGGGCCACCGGCTTCTGGGCCCCGCTCATGGCCCTGGTGCAGCGCTGGGTGGCTCCCCGGCGGCGGGGCCTGTTCCTGGGCATCTTCTCCACCGGCTACGGCCTGGGCCTGGCCTGCATGGGGGCCCTGTTCCCGCTCATCGTGGCCGCGCTCAACTGGCGCTGGGCCTGGTGGATATTGGGCGGGGCCGCGCTGAGCATGGTGGTGGTCAACCTGCTCTTGGTCAGGAGCAGCCCCGAGGAGATCGGCCTGCGGCCCTGGGGCGAGGCGCAGCCCTACGAAAAACCCGCCGCCGGCGGGGCCTCGGCCTGGGAGCCCGGCCTGCTGGCCCAGGTGTTCAAGCAGCGCCTGTTCTGGGTCATCGGCCTGTCGTATTTTTGCGTGGTCTACGCCATCTACGGCGTGACCACCTTCATGGTGGACTACGCCCAGCACTCCCTGGGGGTGCCCCTGGCCTCGGCCTCGCAGCTGGCCACCATCCACGGCCTGTCCCAGGTGCTGGGGGTGATCGTGGTGCTGCCCTTGTCGGACAAGCTGGGGCGGCGCAACACCATCCTCATCTCCAACAGCTGTATCGCCGCCTCCATCCTGGGCATCCTGCTCTGGGGCGGCGACTGGCAGGCCCTGTGCGTGCTGGTGGGGGTGCTGGCCTTTTTCTTCGGGGCCAACTTCCCCATCTACGGGGCCTGCTCGGGCGACTACTTCCCGCGCCAGATCATGGCCACGGTCATCGGCGCCTGGACCGTGTTCAACGGCCTGGGCTCCATCTGCGTGCACTGGGTGGCCGGGCTGCTGCGCGATTACACCGGCGGCTACGGCGTTAGTTTCGGCATCGACGTGGCTCTGGCCCTGGCGGCGGTGGGGCTCATGCTCCTGGTGCCCAACCGGAAGGCGGCCTGA
- a CDS encoding XTP/dITP diphosphatase, whose product MQLVLASGNKGKLAEIKAMCAPMGIEVVTAAELGFTEDVPETGDTFEDNARLKAVAVSQALGRPALADDSGLVVAALEGAPGVHSARYAGGHADDAANNAKLLAAMEGVPVDERGAAFVCVMLCRRPDGAELIARGRLEGRIALAPAGDSGFGYDPLFELPEQGLTVAQLGPGQKNAISHRGQALRELAKGLGGFLRD is encoded by the coding sequence TTGCAACTGGTCTTGGCCTCGGGCAACAAGGGCAAGCTGGCCGAGATCAAGGCCATGTGCGCGCCCATGGGCATCGAGGTGGTCACCGCCGCCGAGCTGGGCTTTACCGAAGACGTTCCCGAAACCGGCGACACCTTCGAGGACAATGCGCGGCTCAAAGCCGTGGCGGTTAGCCAGGCCCTGGGGCGGCCCGCCCTGGCCGACGACTCGGGCCTGGTGGTGGCCGCCCTGGAGGGCGCGCCGGGGGTGCACAGCGCCCGCTACGCCGGCGGGCACGCGGACGACGCGGCCAACAACGCCAAGCTCCTGGCCGCCATGGAAGGCGTGCCGGTGGACGAGCGCGGCGCGGCCTTCGTGTGCGTAATGCTCTGCCGCCGGCCGGACGGGGCCGAGCTGATCGCCCGCGGCCGCCTGGAGGGGCGCATCGCCCTGGCCCCGGCGGGCGACAGCGGCTTTGGCTACGACCCGCTGTTCGAGCTGCCGGAGCAAGGACTGACCGTGGCCCAGCTGGGGCCCGGCCAGAAGAACGCCATCAGCCACCGGGGCCAGGCCCTACGCGAGCTGGCCAAGGGGCTGGGCGGGTTTTTGCGGGACTAA
- the rph gene encoding ribonuclease PH produces MGARLDLAHSASRQKGEIVRPDGRQPMQMRPLSLKPGVNPYAEGSCLAELGNTKVHCTASVEKGVKRWLEGSGRGWVTAEYAMLPRSTNTRTGRDHRTGGRAQEISRLIGRSLRAAVELESLDGYTITVDCDVLVADGGTRCASICGGWVALAAALRGLGVAPARQVGAISLGRVEGSLLLDLCYAEDSTAELDLNLVLTPEGLVEVQGTGEHGVFSPAELDALVKAGETAGQEIFAAQRAALEA; encoded by the coding sequence ATGGGGGCTAGGCTAGATTTAGCCCACTCAGCTTCCCGCCAAAAAGGAGAAATCGTGCGACCCGACGGCCGCCAGCCCATGCAGATGCGTCCCCTGAGCCTTAAGCCCGGGGTGAACCCCTATGCCGAAGGAAGCTGCCTGGCCGAGCTGGGCAACACCAAGGTGCACTGCACCGCCTCGGTGGAAAAGGGCGTCAAGCGTTGGCTGGAGGGCAGCGGGCGGGGCTGGGTGACCGCCGAGTACGCCATGCTGCCCCGGTCCACCAACACCCGCACCGGCCGCGACCACCGCACCGGGGGCCGGGCCCAGGAGATCAGCCGCCTCATCGGGCGCAGCCTCCGGGCCGCCGTGGAGCTGGAGAGCCTGGACGGCTACACCATCACCGTGGACTGCGACGTGCTGGTGGCCGACGGCGGCACCCGCTGCGCCTCCATCTGCGGGGGCTGGGTGGCCCTGGCCGCCGCGCTGCGGGGTTTGGGCGTCGCGCCCGCCAGGCAGGTGGGAGCCATCAGCCTGGGCCGGGTGGAGGGCTCGCTGCTGTTGGACCTGTGCTACGCCGAGGACTCCACCGCCGAGCTGGACCTCAACCTGGTGCTCACGCCCGAGGGCCTGGTGGAGGTGCAGGGCACCGGCGAGCACGGGGTGTTTTCCCCGGCCGAGCTGGACGCCCTGGTAAAAGCGGGCGAAACGGCGGGGCAAGAGATTTTCGCGGCTCAGCGCGCCGCCCTGGAGGCCTAG
- a CDS encoding DUF2971 domain-containing protein, translating into MPGHVKRMHPGFNRKQRRGLAKTRIKERQYENVNPEHIYDSLKTRFNQHGILCLTEVPDNLLMWSHYGSSHEGVCLCFDCNNEFFGRANKVEYLDVCPTFTGPDTPDRELIKAIFYSKHSGWKYEKEWRIIQIQGGGKSHIFPSGALTDVYFGCRTKEKHKRMIVEWSQSMSQRPKLFEYHREKRVFGLELHSWGQMSGN; encoded by the coding sequence ATGCCTGGTCACGTTAAGAGAATGCATCCTGGATTTAACAGGAAGCAACGGAGAGGTCTTGCTAAAACTAGGATTAAAGAGAGGCAATATGAGAATGTTAACCCTGAGCATATTTATGACAGTCTAAAAACGAGATTTAACCAACATGGTATCCTTTGTTTGACTGAAGTTCCTGATAATTTATTGATGTGGTCGCATTACGGCAGTAGCCATGAAGGAGTTTGTCTTTGCTTTGATTGTAATAATGAATTTTTCGGTAGAGCAAACAAAGTAGAGTACCTTGATGTTTGTCCTACATTTACCGGGCCGGACACTCCTGATCGGGAATTGATTAAGGCAATTTTCTATTCGAAACACTCTGGTTGGAAATATGAAAAAGAGTGGAGAATTATCCAGATCCAGGGAGGCGGTAAAAGCCATATATTCCCAAGCGGGGCGCTGACAGATGTGTATTTTGGTTGCCGAACCAAAGAGAAACATAAGCGAATGATTGTGGAGTGGTCGCAATCAATGAGCCAAAGGCCTAAGCTTTTTGAATACCACAGGGAAAAAAGGGTATTCGGGTTAGAGTTGCATTCATGGGGTCAAATGTCTGGGAATTAA
- a CDS encoding response regulator transcription factor encodes MTVRILLVDDHKIMREGIKSLLDEEPGLEVVGEAEHGHQAVQLCQRLQPGVVLMDVSMPGLNGIEATRKLLSQGSEARVLALSMHRDPRFVAGMLEAGARGYLLKDCSAGELINAISLVAQGRGYISPEVAEVVVDGFVGRLDLERAHLPASVLSPREREVLQLLAEGKSTAQIAETLHLGVKTVETHRRNLMEKLDIDNLVDLVRYALKEGIVSLDDWLASRKLEN; translated from the coding sequence ATGACCGTGCGCATACTCCTGGTGGACGACCACAAGATCATGCGGGAAGGCATCAAGAGCCTGCTGGACGAGGAGCCCGGCCTGGAGGTGGTGGGCGAGGCCGAGCACGGCCACCAGGCGGTGCAGCTCTGCCAGCGGCTGCAACCCGGGGTGGTGCTCATGGACGTGTCCATGCCCGGGCTCAACGGCATCGAGGCCACTCGCAAGCTCCTGAGCCAGGGTTCCGAGGCCCGGGTGCTGGCCCTGTCCATGCACCGCGACCCCCGTTTCGTGGCCGGTATGCTCGAGGCCGGGGCGCGGGGCTATCTGCTCAAGGACTGCTCGGCCGGGGAGCTGATCAACGCCATCAGCCTGGTGGCCCAGGGCCGGGGATACATCAGCCCCGAGGTGGCCGAGGTGGTGGTGGACGGCTTCGTGGGGCGCCTGGACCTGGAGCGGGCCCATCTGCCGGCCAGCGTGCTCAGCCCCCGCGAGCGCGAGGTGCTCCAGCTCCTGGCCGAGGGCAAAAGCACCGCCCAGATCGCCGAGACGCTGCACCTGGGGGTCAAGACCGTGGAGACCCACCGCCGCAACCTTATGGAAAAACTGGACATCGACAACCTGGTCGACCTGGTGCGCTATGCCCTCAAAGAGGGGATAGTCTCCCTGGACGACTGGCTGGCCAGCCGAAAGCTCGAAAACTAG